One Cumulibacter manganitolerans genomic window, CGCTCCTCGAGGACGGCGTTGGGGTAGAGGAAGCCGTCGGTCGTCACGAGGTCGACCTTGGGCGTGCCGGGCCAGCGCTGCAGCAGGGTCTGCAGCAGGCGGGCGGTCGTGGACTTGCCGACCGCGACCGACCCGGAGACGGCCAGGATGAACGGGACCTTGCGGGACGTCGAGCGCAGGAACTCACGCTGCGCGTCCCACATCTGCTGCGTGCCGGTGGTGTACAGGTTCAGCAACCGCGACAGCGGCAGGTAGACCGTCTGGACCTCCTCGAGGTCGATCCGCTCACCCAGGCCCCGGATCTGCTCCAGCTCCTCGGCGCTCAGCGGCAGGGGAGTGCTCTCGGCGAGCTCCTCCCACTCCTCGCGGTCGAACTCCAGGAAGAGATGGGGGGAGTTACCGCTCCCGCGCTGTCGTCCTGCGGCACTGCGTCGACGTTCGGGGGCTGCCGCGTGCGAGTCGGTCATTGCACAATCTTCCGACGCCGTTCACCAGGTTGTCTGCTAGTTGCGGCAATTTTCACACGCTGCGCACGGGGCGTCCTCCGCGTGCCGGTACGTTGGGTCTGACCCCAGCGAGGACCGCAGACGGCCTCCAGCGACTGCGTGAAGGAGACGTGTGAGCACCAGCGCCCGGTACGCCTCGCTGCGCACCTTCTTCCGCCGTCACCCGTCGGCGATCCTGCTCGTCGCGCAGCTGCTCGGCCTGCTCATCTACCCGGCCATGGAGGGCACCACGGGCGGCCGCGCCGCCTACGAGGTGTTCGGCATCGTCGTGCTGTGCCTGGCGATCGTCACGGTGCGCCAGACCCGGGTGCCGGTCGCGTTGACCATCGTCAACGGCGTCGCGGCGGCCGGCTTCTCGATCGCCGGCGCACTCACGAACGAGACGTGGCTGGTGGTGATGTCGTCGTCCAGCCACGCGCTGTTCTACTTCATCGCCGGCGTGGCGCTCGTGGACTACATGCTGCGCGACTTCGAGGTGACGCGCGACGAGCTGATCGCCGTCGCGGCCACCTTCACGCTGTTCGCCTGGGCGTTCGCGTACCTGTTCCAGCTGGTCCAGGCACTCAGCCCCGGATCGTTCACCGCGGCGGTGGACCCGGAGGGGCCACGCAGCTGGATCGAGCTGCTGTTCCTGTCGTTCACCAACCTCTCGAGCACCGGCCTCAGCGACGTCGTGCCGGTCCGCGGCTTCGCGCGCGGCGTGACGATGATCGAACAGCTCGCCGGACTGGTGTATCTCGCCGTCCTCACCTCGTACCTCGTCGGCCTCACCATGCGTCGGGCCGCGGCGACAGCCGACCGTAAAGCCAAGGAGACCAACGAATGAGCACCCGCCACTTCGACCTCGTGATCATCGGAACCGGATCGGGCAATTCGATCATCGGCCCCGAGCACGATCACCTCGATATCGCGATCATCGAGAAGGGCAAGTTCGGCGGCACGTGCCTCAATGTCGGGTGCATCCCGACGAAGATGTTCGTCTACCCGGCGGACGTCGTCTCGTCCGCGACGCATGCCGACCGGCTCGGGGTGCACTTCGATCGGCCGGCGGTCGACTGGCCGGCGATCCGCGACCGGGTCTTCGGACGCATCGACCAGATCCCGCCCGCCGGCGAGGCGTACCGGGAGAGCCTGCCGAACGTGACGGTCTACAAGGGCGCGTGCCGGTTCGTGGACAAGAAGACGATCGACACCGGGACCGGTGAGACGATCACGGCGGACCAGATCGTCGTCGCGGCAGGGGGCCGGCCTCGGCTGCTCGAGGTGCCCGGCCTCGACCACGCCGACCCGGCCCGCGGGGTGCACACCAGCGACACGGTGATGCGGCTGGACGAGCTGCCGCCGCGGATGATCATCCTCGGCGCCGGCTTCATCGCCGCCGAGTTCGCGCACGTGTTCTCGTCCTTCGGTGTCGACGTGCGCTGGCTGCACCGATCGGAGCTGGCGCTGCGCGACGAGGACGAGAGCGTCTCGCGCGCGTTCACCGACCTCTGGGTCGAGCGCGGCCTGCTGCACCTGAACACGCCCGTCATGGACGCGTCGTACGAGGACGGCGTCTGGACACTCACCTCCGGAGGACCGGACGGACCGCACGCGCACCAGGCCGAGGTCGTGCTCATCGCGGTCGGCCGCGAGCCGAACACCGACCTGCTGGACGTCGCCGCGGGCGGCCTCGAGGTCCACGACGACGGGCGGCTCGTCGTCGACGAGTACGGCCGCACGAACGTCGACGGGGTGTGGGCCCTCGGCGACATCAGCAGCGAATGGCAGCTCAAGCACGTCGCCAACCACGAGGCGCGGGTGCTCGCGCACAACGTGCTGCACGCCGACGACCCGCAGGCGTTCGACCACCGCTTCGTGCCGTCGGCGGTCTTCGGCTCGCCGCAGGTCGCGGCGTTCGGCAAGACGGAGCAGGAGCTGCGGGCCGCCGGCGCCGACTACCTGGTCAAGGTCCAGCGCTACGGCGACATCGCGTACGGCTGGGCGATGGAGGACACCGTCGGCTTCTGCAAGGTCCTGGCGGACGCCGAGTCGCGGACCATCCTCGGCGCGCACATCATGGGCTACCAGGCCGCCGCGGTGATCCAGCCGCTGATCCAGGCTGCGTCGTTCGGGCAGACCGCTGATGCGGTGGCCCGCGGGCAGTACTGGATCCACCCCGCGGTCAGCGAGATCGTCGAGAACGCCCTGCTCGGCCTGGAACGGCCGGCCGGCTGACTCAGATGTGGTACATGAGCGCGTGATCGGTGGTCGCCGGCGTACTGACCCGAGCGGGGATGCCGGTGGCCACCGAGTCCGGCGGTACGTCCTTGACCACGACCGCGTTGGCGCCGACCTGGCTGCGGGCACCGACGGTCACCGGACCGAGGATCTTCGCGCCGGTGCCGACCAGCACGCCGTCCTCGAGCGTCGGGTGCCGCTTGACGCGGTCGAGGGTCTTGCCGCCGAGGTTGACCCCGTTGTACAGCATGACGTCGTTGCCGATCTCCGATGTCTCACCGATCACGACTCCCATGCCGTGGTCGATGAAGAACCGGCGCCCGATGCGCGCTCCGGGGTGGATCTCCACGCCGGTGGCCGACCGCGTCAGGTACGCGAGGATCCGCGGGATCAGCCGAGGAGCGCCGCTGTACCAGAGGCGGTGGATCAGGCGATGCATCCAGATGGCGTGCAGCCCCGGATACGTCAGCGTCATGGTGAGCGTCGAGCCGGAGGCCGGATCCAGCTCCTTCGCGGTGCGGATGTCCTCGCGGTATCGCGCGAGAAGACCGACGCGTTCGGGGGTGTAGTTCAGGTCCGTCTCCGGCTCAACGCTCATTCGGCTAGTCCAGCAGATCCTTGTAGAGGTCGGTCGAGAGGTAGCGCTCGCCGAACGACGGGATGATGACGACGATCTTCTTGCCGGCGTTCTCGGGACGCGCGGCGACCTGGGCGGCCGCGTAGAGCGCGGCCCCGGACGAGATGCCCACGAGCAGGCCCTCCTGCTGGGCGGCCTTGCGGGCCCAGTCCATCGCCGTGTCGGCGTCGACGTCGACGACCTCGTCGTAGATGTCGCGATCGAGGTTCTCCGGGATGAAGTTGGCGCCCAGGCCCTGGATGCGGTGCGGCCCCGGCGCGCCGCCGGTCAGGATCGCCGACTCGGCGGGCTCGACCGCGACGACCTTGATCTCCGGGTTCTGCTCCTTGAGGTACTTGCCCGCGCCCGAGATGGTGCCGCCGGTGCCGATGCCGCTGACCAGGATGTCGACCTTCCCGTCGGTGTCCTCCCAGATCTCCGGACCGGTGGTCGCGTAGTGGATCTGCGGGTTCGCCGGGTTGGCGAACTGCCGGGCCTCGACCGCGCCACGCTCCTTGGCGATCTCGGCGGCCTTGTCGACGGCGCCCTTCATGCCGGCCTTCGGGTCGGTCAGCACGAGCTCCGCGCCGTACGCCCGCAGCAGCGCGCGGCGCTCCTTCGACATCGACTCCGGCATCGTCAGGATGACCTTGTAGCCACGGGCGGCGCCGACCATCGCCAGCGCGATCCCGGTGTTGCCGGAGGTGCCCTCGACGATGGCGCCGCCGGGCTTGAGCTCGCCGGACTGCTCGGCGGCGTCGATGATCGCCACGCCGATGCGATCCTTGACCGAGGACGCGGGGTTGTAGAACTCGAGCTTGCCGAGCACCTGCGCCTGAGCAGGGTCGATGATGCGGTTGATCTGGACCAGCGGGGTGCGCCCCACCAGGTCGGAGACGTTCTCGTACACGTTCATGTGAGCTCCGGTTTCGGTTCGTCAGACGAGTCTGCGGGCATCAGCATTAGGTCAAATTTTCAACCACGACTCTAGCCTAGTGCGGCGACCGGTGTCGCGCCCGCGTGGTTTGATGTGCGGGTCTGCAGAGAGGACTCCCGTACATGACGACGCGCGACGCCGGCTCCGCCTGATGAGTGGTGCTGACATCGCCGGGTTCGTCGGTGAGCGCTTCTTCGCCACGGGAGACCTCACCCGACCGACCCTAGCCGCCTGCGTGGCGGTGGCGGCGCTCGCCGTCGGCCTGGACCCCGTCTGGCGGCGGCTGCGCTACCTGGTGACCACCGTCCACGAGCTGGGGCACGTCGTGGTGGGCTGGTTCGTCGGCCGGTCCATCCAGTCGGTGCACCTGAACCACGACACGTCCGGGCTGACCGTCACCCGCGGGCGACCGACCGGGCCCGGCATCTTCTTCCTGTACGTGGCCGGCTACCCGGCTCCGGCCGTCTCGGGATTCGTCATCCTGTACGCGGTGATCTACCGGCACGCCGGCTGGGCGATGGCCGTGCTGCTCGCGCTGCTGCTGGTGTGCCTGGCGCTGGTGCGCAACGCGTTCGGCGCGGTGGTCGTGGTGGCCCAGCTGCTGCTGTTCGGGGGCATTTGGGTGTGGAACCAGGCGACCGTGCTCGCCGGCACGCTCACGCTCGCCGGATCGGTGCTCGCGCTCGGCGGCGTCCGCGCCGGCATCGATCTCGTCTCGTCGCAGCGGCGGCGCCGCAGCGCGACCTCCGACGCGGCCATCCTCGGGCGCCAGACGCATCTCGGCGCGACGGTCTGGGCGTACGGCTTCCTCGCGCTGTCGCTGGTGCTCGTCGCGCTGTCGGCGGCGCTGCTCTACGTGCAGTCCGCGTCGCTGTCCTGATCGTCAGCCGCGGCCGCGCCGTGCGGCGTCCCAGCGGGCCACCACCCGGTCGGCGTCGTACGGCATCAGGCCGAGCGGGGGTCCGGACGGCGGCTTGCGGATCGCGTCGGTGATCCGCTCGTTCAGCGCGCGCAACGCGCGGCGGACGTCGTCCTCGTCCTCCATTTCGTCGATGGCGGCGAGGGTCAGCTCGGCCTCCTTGCGCAGCTGAAGGGACGGCGGGAGGTACGACAGGCCCTCGCGCTTCATGAGCTTGCGGACCCACCAGAACTCGGAGTCGTCGGACAGGTCCAGCGGCTTGCCCTTGCTGGGCAGATCGTCGAACGCGCCCGCGGCCTCCGCCTCGGCGATCTGCTTGTCGATCCAGCTCTGGTAGCCCGGCATTCTCCGATCGTAGGTCGCCGCGTCCCCGTCGGCGAGCGGTCGATCAGCCGAACTCCACGCCTTGGGCCAGCGGAAGGTCCCGCGAGTAGTTCACGGTGTTGGTCGCCCGCCGCATGTAGGCCTTCCACGCGTCCGAGCCGCTCTCGCGACCGCCGCCGGTGTCCTTCTCGCCGCCGAACGCGCCGCCGATCTCGGCGCCCGACGGGCCGATGTTCACGTTCGCGATGCCGCAGTCCGAGCCGGCCGCCGAGGTGAAGATCTCCGCCTCGCGCAGGTCCGTGGTGAACACCGACGACGAGAGACCCTGCGGCACGTCGTTGTGCAGCGCGAGCGCCTCGGCGAAATCGTCGTACTCGAGCACGTAGAGGATCGGGGCGAAGGTCTCCTGCTGCACGACGGCCGTCTGGCCGGGCATCCGGACGATCGTCGGCTGCACGTAGTAGGCGTCGGGGTGCTCGGCCTGCAGAACGCGTTGGCCGCCGGCCACCACCTGGCCGCCCTGCTCGCGCGCGGCGTCGAGCGCGGCGACGAACCCGTCGTACGCGCGCCGGTTGATCAGCGGGCCGACGAGCGTTCCCTCGTCCAGCGGCGAGCCGATGGGCAGCGTGCCGTAGGCAGTGGCGAGCCGGTCGGTCAGGTCCGCGGCGATGCTGCGGTGCACGATGATCCGGCGCAGCGTCGTGCAGCGCTGCCCGGCCGTACCCGCCGCGCTGAACACGATGCCGCGCACGGCGAGGTCGAGGTCCGCCGACGGCGCGAGGATGGCGGCGTTGTTGCCGCCGAGCTCCAGCAGATACCGGCCGAACCGGGCCGCCACGCGCGGCGCGACCTCGCGTCCCATCCGCGTCGAGCCGGTCGCGCTGATCAGCGCGACGTCGGGGTGATCGACCAGTGCCGTTCCGACGTCCCGCCCGCCGAGCAGCAGGGCGATGAGGCCCTCCGGTGCGCCCGCCGTACGCGCGGCCTGGGTCGCGATCGCGTGCGTGGCCATCGCGGTGAGGACCGCGTTCTCGCTCGGCTTCCACACCACCGGGTTGCCGCACACCAGCGCCAGCGCGGCGTTCCATGACCAGACGGCGACGGGGAAGTTGAACGCCGAGATCACCCCCACGACGCCGAGCGGGTGCCACTGCTCCATCATCCGGTGGCCGGGGCGCTCCGAGGCGATGGTCAGGCCGCAGAGCTGGCGCGACAGCCCGACGGCGAGGTCGCAGATGTCGATCATCTCCTGGACCTCGCCGAGCCCCTCGGAGCGGATCTTGCCCGCCTCGATCGACACCAGTTCGCCGAGCGCGTCCTGGTGCTCCCGCAGCAGCCGGCCGAGCTCGTAGACCAGCCGTCCGCGGACGGGGGCCGGGGTGTCGCGCCACGCCGCGAAGGCGTGGTGCGCGGCCTGGACGCGGGCGCCGACCGAGTCGGCGTCGTCGTGGTCCACGCGGCCGATCGTCTCTCCGGTGATCGGCGAGCGCACCTGCTGCGCGCCGGCGTGCGGCGGGGGAGCGCCGATCCGGGTGAACAGGTCGGTGACGCGGGCGCCGAGGTCGGTCATGGCGTCCTCCTCAGGGCGTCTGCAGGCCGGCGAAGAGCGCGCCGGTCCGGGTGGTCAGGAAGGTGGCGAAGTCGATCTGCTCCTGGGCGACGAACCCGCTGCGCGGGAGCTCGCCGCCGTTCACCATCTCCAGGACGGCGACCGCGGACGCCGCCGTCGTCCACGAGATGGCGCGCCAGGTGCGCCCGTCGATCTCACGCGGCTCGTAGGCGCGCACGTACTCCTTGCGGAACGGCTGGCCCGGCGCGTCCGGAGCATCGTCGCGCAGCCGGCCGCCCACCGCGGCGTGCAGGTAGACGACATCCGAGTCGACCGGTGGCTTCGCCGCGACGAGCAGCTCGCCGGCGAGGTCACGACGGTCGCGCATGCCGAGCTCGTCGAAGAAGAACCGCATCTGCTTGAAGTGCCCGGGGTAGCGCAGCGTCTTGTAGTCCAGCCGCTGGACGACGCCCTCGTAGGTCTCGCACATCGTGCCGAGGCCGCCGGACGTCAGGGCCGCTTCGAACACGTGGCCGCCGATGACCACCCGTTCCAGCTCGGTCATCGCCGGCACCAGCTTGCGGACGCCGCCGCGCACCACCTCGCAGTCGTTGAGGTACTCGTTGACGACGCCCTCCGGCGACCAGTTGAACGCGTAGCCGAGCAGACCCACCGGGTTCTGGGGCAGCGCGCCGACCTTCAGCTCGATGCTGCGGACGTCGGCGAACTGCCGGGTGAGCGAGGCGCCGATGATCCCGATCAGCCCGGGGGCGAGGCCGCACTGCGGCGCGAGCACGGTGTCGGCGCCTGCGGCGGCCAGCTCGCGCACCCGAGTCGTCGTGGCGACGTCCTCGGTGAGGTCGAAGTAGTGCACTCCGGCGCGGTGCGCGGCCTCGGCGACGCGCGTGTTGAGGTGGAACGGCAGGCAGGAGACCACCGCGTCGGCCCGGCGCATCGCGTGGGCGACCGCGTCACCGTCGCGCACGTCGACCACCGCTGTCGCGAACGGGAGGCTCAGGGCAGACCGATCCGCGGCGTCGAGCCCGCAGACCTCGAATCCCGAGGTGCTGAGCAGCCGCGCGACCAGCTCGCCGACCTTGCCGAGGCCCATCACGGTCACCGTGTCGATCACTGCTTCACCCACTCCGTCCTGTTAAGCACTCCTTAATGGGAGATCGCATCGCCTTAAGTCGGTTGGATCCAGTGTGGCATAGCATCGCCGAATGACGAAGAACTGGGAACGCGGCGTCGCCCTCGACGTCACCCGGCTGCGAGTCCTCGGTGCCGTCCTGGACTGCGGCTCCCTCACCGCGGCCGCGCGGGCGCTGGGCGTGACGCCGTCCGCCGTGTCGCAGCAGCTCGCCGCGCTCGAGCGTGAGGTCGGCACCGACGTGGTCGAGCGCACGAGCACCGGCATCGTCCCGACGGCCGCGGGGGAGACCCTGGCCGGCCGCGCGCGGCAGATCCTCGACCTGCTCGAGGAGACCCGCGCCGAGCTCTCCACGGCGCCCGGGGGCGCGTCGGGCCGCGTCGCGGTGTCCGCCGTCGCGAGCGCCGCCGCCACGTTCGTCTCCGCCGCCGTACGACGGCTCGCCGACGATCATCCGCACCTGCGGGTCTCGGTCCAGACCGGTGAGCCGGTCGACAGCCTCGCCGCGGTGGCGGCCGGCCGGGTGGAGGTCGCGGTGGTCGACGAGTACGACCACGTCCCGCTGGCGCTGCCGGAGGATCTGCAGGCGACCGAGCTGTGCGCGGACCGGCTCGTCGCCGTCGGGGCAGCCGGCCGCTTCGGGGACCGCCCGGTGCGGCTGGCGGCGCTGCGCGAGGAACGGTGGGTGATGCCGCCGGTGACCGCCGCGTGCGGCCAGGCGGTCCGCACCGCGTGCCGGTCGGCGGGCTTCGAGCCGGACGTGCGCTGGGAGTCCGACGACATGCTCGCGCTGGAGCTGGCCGTGGCGGACGGCCACGGGATCGCCGTCCTGCCGCGGCTCGCCGTTCGCGAGGTGAGCGGCCGCATCGGGACGGCCGCGCTGCAGCGACCGGCATTGCGCCGGCGGTTGCTGGTGGTCGTCCGGCGCAGCGCCGCCGCCCGCCCGTCGGTCCGCGCGGTGCTCGGGTCGCTCGCCGCACACGCGCGATAAGGTGACGCCGAACCGGTCGAGGAGGCTCACCATGAAGTTGTCCGACGCGCCCACGACGCAGGCCCAGGTGGAGATCGCGGCGCCGGCCGAGCGGGTCTGGGAGATCATCGCCGACATCCAGACGCCGTCGTTGAGCAGTCCCGAGTTCTCCGGCGCCGACTGGCTCGACGGCGCCACCGAGCCGGCGGTGGGCGCCCGGTTCGCCGGTCGCAACCAGCACGACGCCATCGGCCACTGGGAGACGGTCTCGCAGTTCACCGTCGTCGACCGGCCGCGGGAGCTGGTGTACGCCGTCACGGACGTCGACAACCCGGGAGCGGTCTGGACCTACCGGATCGAGCCCGCCGGAGCCGGGTCGGTCACCCTCACCCAGATCGCGCAGATCGGTCCGGGGCGCAATGGGCTCAGCATCGCCATCGAGCGCTGGCCCGAGAAGGAGGACCGGATCGTCGAGCGCCGCCTGCAAGAGCATCAGGCGAGCATCCGGGCGAACCTCGAGAAGATCAAAGAGCTCGCCGAGAGTGCGGGGGAGTAGGAGTGCGCATCGGCGTCAACGTCCAGCCGCACACCGAGGACGGTGCCCGCGTCGCCGTCGAGGCCGACGCGATGGGCGTCGACTCGCTGTGGGCTCCGGAGGCGTGGGGCTACGACTGCCTGACGCCGCTTGCGTATCTCGCGGGACGGACCAAGCACGCTCGGCTCATCACCGGCATCGCCCAGCTGGGCGCCCGCACGCCGGCGATGCTCGCTATGTCCGCGATGTCGCTGCAGGCGCTCAGCAACGGGCGCTTCGTCCTCGGCCTCGGCGTCAGCGGCCCGCAGGTCATCGAGGGGTGGCACGGCGTCCCGTTCGCGAAGCCCGTCGGCCGCACCCGCGAGACCATCGACATCGTGCGGATGATCCTGCGCGGTGAGCGGGCGGCGTACGACGGGACGACGTACCGGCTGCCGCTGCCCGGCGGGGAAGGCAAGAGCATCCGCTCGATGGCGCCCACCCCCGTCGACGTCCCGATCTGGCTCGCCGCGCTCGGCCCGGCCAACCTGCGGCTGACCGGCGAGCTCGCCGACGGGTGGATCGGCAACTCGTTCATGCCCGGCACCGCGGGGGACGCGCTCGTGGCGCCCATCGCCGAGGGCGCCCGGGCGGCCGGCCGCGACCTCGCCGACGTCGAGCTCACCGTCGCGGTCAGCCTCGAGCTGTGCGAGGAGTCGGAGGTCGACGACCTCGCCCGCAAGCACGCGGGCGGCTACGCCTTCACCTTCGGCGCGATGGGCAGCGCCAAGACGAACTTCTACAGCGCGGCGTTCGCGCGCCAGGGATTCGGGCCGCAGATCGAGGAGGTCCACCGGCTGTGGACGTCAGGAGACCGGGCGGCCGCGGCCGCCGCCGTGCCCGCCGAGATCGGCCTGGGCACCAACCTGGTCGGCACCCCCGAGATGATCTCCGCGCAGCTCGCGGCGTACGCCGCCGCCGGGGTCTCGACCCTGCGGGTGAGCCTGACCGGCGACGGGCCGGACACGCAGCTCGCCGCGCTCGAGCAGCTCCTCGCGCTCGCGGCCTAGCCGCGCCGGGCCGGCTTCTGGTACGGCACGACCGGGTGGCCGGCCGACTTCCAGGCGGAGAAGCCGCCCTCGAAGTGCGTCACGCCCGGAACCCCCATCTCGGCGAGCGCCGCCGCCGACAACGACGAGCGCCACGCGGACCCGCAGAACAGGATCAGCCGCCGGCCGGTGTCGAGGGCCGGCTTGTAGTACGGCGACTCGGGGTCCACCCAGAACTCCAGCATCCCGCGGGGCGCGTGGAACGCGCCCGGTATGGTGCCCTCGCGCTCGAGCTCGCGCGGGTCGCGGATGTCGACGAACAGCACGCCCGGGTCGTCCAGGCACGCGGCGGCGTCCTCGAGCGGCATCGTGTCGATCTTGCGCCGCGCCTCGGCGATCATCGCCTGCGAGTTCTTCGGCAGCGGGGCGCCCGGCTCGCGTTCTGTCACGGTGTCCTCCTCGGACTAGAATCGACGTCGACTCTAGTCCGCAGCGTGATCTGGTTCACCGACCCGGTTAGGATCACCGCACCGAAGCCCCGACGCTGGAGACACCGTGCCTGTGACCCTTTCGACCTCATCGCCCGAGACCGATCCGCACATCGAGTGGTCGCTCATCGAGGGACGCGCGGCGTCTGTCGCGCAGCTGTTCCGGGACCGGGTCGCGGCGACTCCCGACGCCGAGGCCTACCGCTACGAGCGGGACGGCGAGTGGCTGTCGCTGACCTGGCGTGAGGTCGCCGAGCTCGCGTACACGTGGGCGGCCGGTCTCGTCGCGCTCGGCGTCGAGCCCCAGGACCGGGTCGCGATCGCGAGTGGCACCCGCTGGGAGTGGGCGGTGGCCGACCTCGCCGTGATGTGCTCGGCGGCCGCGACGACGACGGTCTACCCGACGACGATCGCCGGGGACGTCGCCTACATCATCGCCGACTCGGGCTGCAAGGTCGTCTTCGCCGAGGACGACGGGCAGATCGCCAAGCTGCGGGAGCGGCGCGCCGAGCTGCCCGACGTGGTGAAGGTGGTGACCTTCGACGGCACCCCGGACGGCGACTGGGTCATCTCCACCGACGACCTCGCAGCCCTCGGGCGCGAGCGGCGCGCCGCCGAGCCGGATCTGATCGACCGGCGCATCGACGGGCTCGCCAAGGACGACCTCGCCACGATCATCTACACCTCGGGTACCACGGGCCGCCCGAAGGGCGTCCGTCTGCCGCACTCCGCGTGGACCTACACCGGGGCGACGGTGATCGCGTCCAGGCTGGTGAGCGACGACGATCTGCAGTACCTGTGGCTGCCGCTCGCGCACGTCTTCGGCAAGGTGCTGCTGACCATCCCGATCGCCTCCGGCACGCCGACCGCGATCGACGGGCGGATCGACAAGATCATCGACAACCTCGCGGTGGTACGACCGACCTTCATGGGCGCCGCCCCGCGCATCTTCGAGAAGGCCTACTCCAAGATCGTCCAGGTCGCCGAGAGCGAGGGCGGCCCGAAGGCCAGGATCTTCCGGTGGGCCACCGCCGTCGGCATCGAGGCCGACGCCGCCCGCCAGGCCGGCAAGGAGCCCACCGGGCTGAAGTACAAGCTCGCCGACAAGCTCGTGCTCAGCAAGATCCGCGACCGCTTCGGCGGCCGGATCCGGTTCATGATCTCCGGCTCGGCGCCGCTGAACCTCGAGATCGCCAAGTGGTTCGGCGGCGTGGGACTGCAGATCCTCGAGGGGTACGGCCTCACGGAGACCAGCGCGACGGCCACGCTGAACCTGCCCGGGGACGTCGTGTACGGCAGCGTCGGCCGGCCGACGGCCGGCACGACGGTCAAGATCGCCGAGGACGGCGAGGTGCTGGTGAAGGGCCCGCAGGTGATGACCGGGTACCACAACAAGCCGGACGCGACGGGGGAGGCGCTCGAGGGCGACGGCTGGTTCCACACCGGCGACATCGGCCGGCTGAGCTCGACCGGTCACCTGTACATCACCGACCGCAAGAAGGAGCTGTTCAAGACCTCCGGCGGCAAGTACATCGCCCCGTCGCAGATCGAGTCGCGATTCAAGGGCATCTGCCCGCTGGTCAGCCAGTTCATGGTGGCCGGCGCGGCCCGCAACTTCGCCAGCGCGCTGGTGACCCTCGACGCGGACGCGATCGCCGAATGGGCCAGGCAGAACGGCCTGGAGGGCACGTCGTACGGCGAGCTCACCCGGCACCCGAAGGTGCGCGAGGCCATCCAGGGCTACATCGACGAGCTCAACGCCGGGCTCAACCGCTGGGAGACGATCAAGAAGTTCGTCATCCTCGACCGCGACCTCAGTGTCGAGCAGGGCGACCTGACCCCGAGCCTGAAGCTCAAGCGCAGCGTCGTGGCCAATAAGTACCGCGCGCAGATCGACTCGCTGTACGAAGGCTGAGCGGGGTTGCGCGGTGAAAGCGGGGAAGATTCCCCGCTTTCACCGGCAAAGCCCGCTTTCGGTGGCGCCGGCGCCGGCTCCCTCAGCGCGAGCCGGGCAGCGCGCCCGGCCGACCGCTGCGTCCGGCCGCCGTGATGGCGGCCTGCGCGGCCCGCCGTCCGGCGCGCCGTCCGCGCGACAGCCCGGGGGTCAGCGGCGGCATGACGACGACCGGGCACCGGGCGTGGTCCAGCAGCCGCGCCGACACGCGGTGGCTCGACTTCGTGGCATCGCGCGGGCTGCCCAGCACCAGGAGCCGGGCCCCTTCGGTGGCCGCCGCCAGCGTGGCCACCGCCG contains:
- a CDS encoding saccharopine dehydrogenase family protein, translating into MGEAVIDTVTVMGLGKVGELVARLLSTSGFEVCGLDAADRSALSLPFATAVVDVRDGDAVAHAMRRADAVVSCLPFHLNTRVAEAAHRAGVHYFDLTEDVATTTRVRELAAAGADTVLAPQCGLAPGLIGIIGASLTRQFADVRSIELKVGALPQNPVGLLGYAFNWSPEGVVNEYLNDCEVVRGGVRKLVPAMTELERVVIGGHVFEAALTSGGLGTMCETYEGVVQRLDYKTLRYPGHFKQMRFFFDELGMRDRRDLAGELLVAAKPPVDSDVVYLHAAVGGRLRDDAPDAPGQPFRKEYVRAYEPREIDGRTWRAISWTTAASAVAVLEMVNGGELPRSGFVAQEQIDFATFLTTRTGALFAGLQTP
- a CDS encoding LysR family transcriptional regulator, encoding MTKNWERGVALDVTRLRVLGAVLDCGSLTAAARALGVTPSAVSQQLAALEREVGTDVVERTSTGIVPTAAGETLAGRARQILDLLEETRAELSTAPGGASGRVAVSAVASAAATFVSAAVRRLADDHPHLRVSVQTGEPVDSLAAVAAGRVEVAVVDEYDHVPLALPEDLQATELCADRLVAVGAAGRFGDRPVRLAALREERWVMPPVTAACGQAVRTACRSAGFEPDVRWESDDMLALELAVADGHGIAVLPRLAVREVSGRIGTAALQRPALRRRLLVVVRRSAAARPSVRAVLGSLAAHAR
- a CDS encoding SRPBCC family protein; this translates as MKLSDAPTTQAQVEIAAPAERVWEIIADIQTPSLSSPEFSGADWLDGATEPAVGARFAGRNQHDAIGHWETVSQFTVVDRPRELVYAVTDVDNPGAVWTYRIEPAGAGSVTLTQIAQIGPGRNGLSIAIERWPEKEDRIVERRLQEHQASIRANLEKIKELAESAGE
- a CDS encoding LLM class flavin-dependent oxidoreductase; the encoded protein is MRIGVNVQPHTEDGARVAVEADAMGVDSLWAPEAWGYDCLTPLAYLAGRTKHARLITGIAQLGARTPAMLAMSAMSLQALSNGRFVLGLGVSGPQVIEGWHGVPFAKPVGRTRETIDIVRMILRGERAAYDGTTYRLPLPGGEGKSIRSMAPTPVDVPIWLAALGPANLRLTGELADGWIGNSFMPGTAGDALVAPIAEGARAAGRDLADVELTVAVSLELCEESEVDDLARKHAGGYAFTFGAMGSAKTNFYSAAFARQGFGPQIEEVHRLWTSGDRAAAAAAVPAEIGLGTNLVGTPEMISAQLAAYAAAGVSTLRVSLTGDGPDTQLAALEQLLALAA
- a CDS encoding rhodanese-like domain-containing protein, encoding MTEREPGAPLPKNSQAMIAEARRKIDTMPLEDAAACLDDPGVLFVDIRDPRELEREGTIPGAFHAPRGMLEFWVDPESPYYKPALDTGRRLILFCGSAWRSSLSAAALAEMGVPGVTHFEGGFSAWKSAGHPVVPYQKPARRG
- a CDS encoding AMP-dependent synthetase/ligase, producing MPVTLSTSSPETDPHIEWSLIEGRAASVAQLFRDRVAATPDAEAYRYERDGEWLSLTWREVAELAYTWAAGLVALGVEPQDRVAIASGTRWEWAVADLAVMCSAAATTTVYPTTIAGDVAYIIADSGCKVVFAEDDGQIAKLRERRAELPDVVKVVTFDGTPDGDWVISTDDLAALGRERRAAEPDLIDRRIDGLAKDDLATIIYTSGTTGRPKGVRLPHSAWTYTGATVIASRLVSDDDLQYLWLPLAHVFGKVLLTIPIASGTPTAIDGRIDKIIDNLAVVRPTFMGAAPRIFEKAYSKIVQVAESEGGPKARIFRWATAVGIEADAARQAGKEPTGLKYKLADKLVLSKIRDRFGGRIRFMISGSAPLNLEIAKWFGGVGLQILEGYGLTETSATATLNLPGDVVYGSVGRPTAGTTVKIAEDGEVLVKGPQVMTGYHNKPDATGEALEGDGWFHTGDIGRLSSTGHLYITDRKKELFKTSGGKYIAPSQIESRFKGICPLVSQFMVAGAARNFASALVTLDADAIAEWARQNGLEGTSYGELTRHPKVREAIQGYIDELNAGLNRWETIKKFVILDRDLSVEQGDLTPSLKLKRSVVANKYRAQIDSLYEG